One stretch of Pradoshia sp. D12 DNA includes these proteins:
- a CDS encoding PolC-type DNA polymerase III → MEENSRIKQDKFRTLLQQLQLTEDAVVVHFSNAEIDKVIIEKVARKWHFFFRFEHIIPCSIWTRFTTQLMQVFSPIATVGYSVEVRNPLITNELITDYWKNCISEIDGISPAILELLHGQAPKVEGNKLIVTARNDAEAGQLKRKYTGLISEVYQRFGFPPLQLDAIVDKDAYSEAMETFKKQKQIEDEEKALQAVQDMKKAAEAKDDGGIPEGPLVIGYKIKPDADFKTLDEIVEEERRIAVEGYVFDAETRELKSGRTLLTFKITDYTNSILVKMFSRDREDASQLARVKKGMWVRVQGSVQNDTFVRDLVMIANDINEIAGKNRKDTAPEDEKRVELHLHTPMSQMDAVTPVSTLVSQAAKWGHKAIAITDHAVAQSFPEAYAAGKKNNIKILYGVEVNLVDDGVPIAYNTADLNLEESTYVVFDVETTGLSAIYDTIIELAAVKMRNGEIIDRFESFANPHHKLSSTTINLTGITDDLVENAPEVDEVLTKFRDWSEDAIFVAHNASFDMGFLNMGYKKLGFGKATNPVIDTLELARFLYPDMKNHRLNNLAKKFDVELVQHHRAIYDAETTGHLLMKMLKDANEKGITNHNQLNDNMGKGKAFQRARPYHCTLLAQTQEGLKNLFKLVSIAHIDYFYRVPRIPRSVLMQYREGILVGSGCDRGEVFENMMQKSFEEAEDVAEFYDYLEVHPKEVYAPLIEMELVQSDKALESIIANIVKLGEKLNKPVVATGNVHYLNPNDKIYRKILINSQGGANPLNRHSLPDVHFRTTDEMMNCFSFLGQEKAKEIVVTNTNKIADLIDEIKPIKDDLYTPKIEGAEEDIREMSYTRARMIYGENLPEIVEARLEKELKSIIGHGFAVIYLISHKLVKKSLDDGYLVGSRGSVGSSFVATMTEITEVNPLPPHYVCPKCKKSEFFNDGSVGSGFDLPDKDCPDCAVSYVKDGHDIPFETFLGFKGDKVPDIDLNFSGEYQPQAHNYTKVLFGEDYVYRAGTIGTVAEKTAYGYVRGYAQENNLHFRSAETDRLVSGCTGVKRTTGQHPGGIIVVPDYMDIYDFSPIQFPADASDSEWKTTHFDFHSIHDNILKLDILGHDDPTVIRMLQDLSGIDPKTIPTDDPEVMKIFSTPEVLGVTAEQINCKTGTLGVPEFGTRFVRQMLEDTKPTTFAELVQISGLSHGTDVWLGNAQELIQDNICNLSQVIGCRDDIMVYLIYQGLDPSLAFKIMESVRKGKGLSEEMEEEMLKNNVPGWYIGSCKKIKYMFPKAHAAAYVLMAVRIAYFKVHHALLYYAAYFTVRADDFDLDAMVKGSEMIRSRIDEINQKGLEASTKEKNLMTVLEIALEMCERGYSFQKVDLYRSSANEFIIDGNTLIPPFNSIPGLGTNAAFNIVKARENGEFLSKEDLQQRGKVSKTILEYLDNHGCLGDMPDQNQLSLF, encoded by the coding sequence ATGGAAGAGAATTCTCGTATTAAACAAGATAAATTCAGAACGTTGCTCCAGCAACTTCAGCTGACGGAAGATGCGGTTGTTGTGCATTTTTCCAATGCGGAAATCGATAAAGTAATCATTGAAAAAGTTGCCCGCAAATGGCATTTCTTTTTCAGATTTGAACATATAATTCCTTGCAGTATTTGGACCAGATTTACGACACAATTAATGCAGGTCTTTTCTCCAATAGCCACTGTCGGGTATTCGGTTGAGGTTAGGAATCCACTCATCACGAATGAATTGATTACGGATTATTGGAAAAACTGTATTAGCGAAATCGATGGAATTTCTCCGGCAATTCTGGAATTATTGCATGGACAAGCTCCAAAGGTTGAAGGGAATAAGCTGATTGTAACTGCTCGTAACGATGCAGAGGCTGGCCAGCTTAAACGGAAATATACCGGCTTAATTTCAGAAGTTTATCAGCGTTTTGGTTTTCCGCCATTGCAGCTCGATGCCATTGTAGATAAAGATGCATACAGTGAGGCAATGGAGACATTCAAAAAGCAAAAGCAAATAGAAGATGAAGAAAAAGCTCTGCAGGCAGTTCAGGATATGAAGAAGGCCGCAGAGGCTAAGGATGATGGCGGAATACCAGAAGGCCCACTAGTTATCGGGTACAAAATCAAGCCGGATGCTGACTTTAAGACACTTGATGAGATTGTTGAAGAAGAACGTCGTATTGCGGTTGAAGGGTATGTTTTTGATGCTGAAACAAGAGAGTTAAAGAGCGGACGCACCTTATTAACCTTTAAAATTACGGATTATACAAATAGCATTCTTGTTAAAATGTTCTCACGTGACAGAGAAGACGCAAGCCAATTGGCACGTGTGAAAAAAGGTATGTGGGTACGTGTACAAGGAAGTGTACAAAATGATACATTCGTCCGTGACTTAGTAATGATTGCAAATGATATTAATGAAATAGCAGGTAAAAATCGTAAGGATACAGCACCCGAAGATGAAAAGCGTGTTGAATTACATTTGCATACACCAATGAGCCAAATGGACGCTGTTACACCTGTCTCTACACTAGTGTCCCAGGCAGCTAAGTGGGGACATAAAGCGATTGCTATAACAGATCATGCGGTCGCACAGTCATTCCCTGAGGCTTACGCTGCCGGAAAGAAAAATAATATTAAAATCTTATATGGCGTAGAAGTAAATTTAGTGGATGATGGTGTGCCGATTGCTTACAATACGGCAGATTTAAATTTGGAAGAAAGCACATATGTTGTATTTGACGTGGAAACAACAGGACTTTCTGCCATATATGACACCATTATCGAGCTTGCGGCAGTTAAGATGAGAAATGGTGAGATTATTGATCGCTTTGAGTCTTTTGCCAATCCACATCATAAATTATCATCTACAACCATTAATTTAACAGGGATTACCGATGACCTTGTAGAGAATGCTCCTGAAGTCGATGAAGTTTTGACGAAGTTCAGGGATTGGTCTGAGGATGCAATTTTTGTTGCGCATAACGCGAGCTTTGATATGGGCTTCTTGAATATGGGTTATAAAAAGCTTGGGTTTGGTAAAGCCACCAACCCGGTCATAGATACATTGGAGCTGGCTCGTTTCCTCTATCCGGATATGAAAAATCACCGCCTGAATAATTTGGCGAAAAAATTTGATGTTGAGCTTGTTCAGCATCACCGTGCGATTTATGATGCTGAAACAACCGGTCATTTGTTAATGAAAATGTTAAAGGATGCCAATGAAAAAGGCATTACGAATCATAATCAATTAAATGACAATATGGGAAAAGGAAAGGCATTCCAGAGAGCGCGTCCGTATCATTGCACATTACTCGCGCAAACACAGGAAGGTTTAAAGAATTTATTTAAGCTTGTTTCCATTGCTCATATTGATTATTTTTACCGTGTCCCAAGGATTCCAAGATCCGTCCTTATGCAATATCGAGAAGGGATTTTGGTTGGATCCGGCTGTGATCGCGGCGAAGTATTTGAAAATATGATGCAAAAATCATTTGAAGAGGCAGAGGATGTCGCTGAATTCTATGATTATCTTGAGGTGCATCCAAAAGAAGTTTACGCTCCTCTTATCGAAATGGAACTGGTTCAAAGCGATAAGGCTCTTGAATCTATAATCGCCAATATTGTAAAGCTGGGAGAGAAATTAAACAAACCAGTTGTGGCGACAGGCAATGTTCATTACCTGAATCCAAATGATAAAATCTATCGAAAAATATTAATCAATTCACAAGGGGGAGCAAACCCTCTAAATCGCCACAGCTTGCCTGATGTACATTTCCGTACAACAGATGAGATGATGAATTGCTTCTCGTTCCTTGGGCAAGAAAAAGCAAAAGAAATTGTTGTAACAAACACCAATAAAATTGCCGATTTAATTGATGAAATCAAACCGATTAAAGATGATTTATATACACCGAAAATCGAGGGTGCTGAAGAGGATATTCGGGAAATGAGTTATACAAGAGCACGGATGATCTACGGTGAAAATTTGCCAGAGATCGTGGAAGCTCGTCTTGAAAAAGAATTGAAGAGTATCATTGGTCATGGATTTGCGGTTATTTACTTAATTTCGCATAAGCTGGTTAAGAAATCACTTGATGATGGATACTTGGTTGGATCCCGTGGTTCCGTAGGTTCATCCTTTGTGGCAACGATGACTGAAATAACGGAAGTAAATCCATTGCCTCCCCATTATGTATGTCCGAAGTGCAAGAAGTCTGAATTCTTTAATGATGGATCGGTCGGGTCAGGTTTTGACCTCCCAGATAAGGATTGTCCGGACTGCGCTGTAAGCTATGTGAAAGATGGACATGATATTCCGTTTGAAACATTCCTTGGCTTCAAGGGAGACAAAGTTCCAGATATCGACTTAAACTTCTCAGGTGAATATCAGCCGCAGGCTCATAATTACACAAAAGTCCTGTTTGGTGAAGATTATGTATATCGAGCAGGAACGATTGGTACGGTAGCTGAAAAAACGGCATATGGATATGTTAGAGGATATGCCCAGGAAAATAATCTTCATTTCCGTTCAGCAGAAACAGATCGTTTAGTAAGTGGATGTACAGGTGTTAAGCGTACAACCGGGCAGCATCCGGGCGGAATTATTGTAGTTCCTGATTATATGGATATTTATGATTTCTCGCCTATCCAGTTCCCGGCTGATGCGAGTGACTCTGAATGGAAAACGACTCACTTCGACTTCCATTCCATCCATGATAATATTTTGAAGCTTGATATTCTGGGTCATGATGATCCAACTGTAATCCGGATGCTACAGGATTTAAGCGGAATAGATCCAAAAACGATTCCTACAGACGATCCTGAAGTCATGAAGATTTTCAGTACACCGGAAGTACTTGGTGTTACTGCAGAACAAATCAATTGCAAAACAGGTACACTGGGTGTACCGGAATTTGGTACTCGTTTTGTAAGGCAAATGCTTGAGGATACTAAGCCAACCACTTTTGCAGAGCTTGTTCAAATATCCGGGCTCTCACACGGTACAGATGTGTGGCTGGGCAATGCACAGGAATTGATTCAGGATAATATTTGTAATCTAAGCCAGGTAATTGGCTGTCGTGATGATATTATGGTGTATTTAATTTATCAGGGTCTTGATCCATCACTTGCCTTCAAAATTATGGAGTCTGTCCGTAAGGGGAAAGGGCTCTCCGAGGAAATGGAAGAAGAAATGCTGAAGAACAATGTACCAGGATGGTATATTGGCTCATGTAAAAAGATTAAATATATGTTCCCGAAAGCCCATGCGGCAGCATATGTATTAATGGCTGTCCGAATTGCTTATTTTAAAGTGCACCATGCACTCCTGTACTACGCAGCTTATTTCACGGTTCGTGCAGATGATTTTGACCTTGATGCGATGGTGAAAGGATCAGAAATGATTCGTTCCCGCATTGATGAAATCAATCAAAAAGGTCTCGAAGCCTCTACTAAAGAGAAAAACTTGATGACTGTTCTTGAAATAGCACTTGAAATGTGTGAGCGAGGATATAGCTTCCAAAAAGTTGATTTATATCGATCCAGTGCAAATGAATTTATTATTGACGGAAATACTTTAATTCCACCGTTCAATTCAATCCCAGGACTTGGAACGAATGCGGCTTTCAATATTGTGAAAGCTAGAGAAAACGGCGAATTTTTATCTAAAGAAGATTTGCAGCAAAGAGGCAAAGTTTCCAAAACTATATTAGAATACTTGGATAATCACGGTTGCTTGGGCGATATGCCTGATCAAAACCAACTTTCTTTATTCTGA
- the rimP gene encoding ribosome maturation factor RimP produces MSKKVTEIVEEMAAPILEELNLELVEVEYVKEGRNWFLRVYIDKENGVDIEECGIVSERLSEKLDEKDPISNNYFLEVSSPGAERPLKKDSDFMKAVGKNVHIKTYEPIDNEKEFEGILKDFDGDTVIIEIKIKTRKKEITIPYDKIAKARLAISFS; encoded by the coding sequence ATGAGCAAGAAAGTCACTGAGATTGTCGAGGAAATGGCTGCCCCGATCCTCGAAGAATTAAACCTCGAGCTCGTTGAAGTAGAGTATGTAAAAGAGGGCAGAAACTGGTTCCTTAGAGTGTATATCGATAAGGAAAACGGTGTGGACATTGAAGAATGCGGTATTGTTTCTGAAAGGTTGAGCGAGAAGCTCGATGAAAAAGATCCAATTTCCAATAACTATTTCCTGGAGGTTTCTTCTCCAGGTGCTGAACGCCCATTAAAAAAAGATAGCGATTTTATGAAGGCAGTCGGTAAAAATGTACATATTAAAACATATGAACCGATTGATAATGAAAAAGAGTTTGAAGGTATCTTAAAAGATTTTGATGGTGACACCGTTATAATCGAAATTAAAATTAAAACACGTAAAAAGGAAATAACTATTCCTTATGATAAGATTGCCAAGGCAAGATTAGCGATTAGTTTTTCATAA
- the nusA gene encoding transcription termination factor NusA yields MSNELLDALTILEKEKGISRDVLVEAIEAALVSAYKRNFNQAQNVRVDFNLVNGSMRVFARKEIVDEVFDSRLEISLEEAKSINPNYEVEDVLELEVTPKNFGRIAAQTAKQVVTQRVREAERGIVYNEFIDREEDIMTGIVQRRDSKYIYVALGKTEALLPANEQMPNESYQPHERYKVFLTKVEKTSKGPQIFVSRTHPGLLKRLFELEVPEIFDGTVEIKSVAREAGDRSKISVHTDNHEVDPVGACVGPKGQRVQAIVNELKGEKIDIVKWSDDPVVFVANALSPSKVLEVIVNEEEKATTVIVPDYQLSLAIGKRGQNARLAAKLTGWKIDIKSETDAREAGIYPVNRLTEESDEDELEFKGFTFGLDDETEE; encoded by the coding sequence ATGAGTAATGAATTACTCGATGCACTGACCATTTTAGAAAAGGAAAAAGGAATTTCAAGGGATGTGCTCGTTGAGGCGATTGAAGCCGCTCTTGTATCAGCCTATAAGAGAAATTTTAACCAGGCTCAAAATGTCCGTGTGGATTTTAATTTGGTAAATGGATCCATGCGTGTATTTGCTCGTAAAGAAATTGTTGATGAAGTTTTTGATTCCCGCCTTGAGATCTCTTTGGAAGAAGCAAAAAGCATCAATCCAAACTATGAAGTAGAAGATGTTCTGGAGCTTGAAGTTACACCAAAAAACTTTGGTCGTATCGCAGCTCAAACAGCTAAGCAAGTTGTAACTCAACGTGTCCGTGAAGCTGAAAGAGGCATTGTATACAATGAATTTATTGACCGTGAAGAAGACATTATGACTGGAATTGTCCAACGCCGTGATTCTAAATATATATATGTAGCTCTCGGTAAAACAGAAGCATTGCTTCCAGCCAACGAGCAGATGCCGAATGAATCCTATCAACCGCATGAACGTTATAAAGTATTTCTAACAAAAGTAGAAAAAACTTCAAAAGGGCCGCAAATTTTCGTTTCACGTACACATCCGGGCCTTTTAAAGAGATTATTTGAACTTGAGGTGCCTGAGATTTTTGACGGCACAGTTGAAATTAAATCTGTTGCCCGTGAAGCAGGAGACCGCTCAAAAATATCAGTTCACACTGATAATCATGAGGTGGATCCGGTAGGTGCTTGTGTAGGTCCTAAAGGCCAACGTGTTCAGGCGATTGTAAACGAACTAAAAGGCGAAAAAATCGATATCGTAAAATGGTCGGATGACCCTGTTGTTTTCGTAGCTAATGCTTTAAGTCCTTCAAAAGTACTTGAAGTAATTGTGAATGAAGAAGAGAAAGCAACAACAGTTATTGTACCTGACTATCAGCTTTCCCTGGCAATTGGTAAACGTGGGCAAAATGCTCGCCTTGCTGCAAAGCTTACTGGGTGGAAGATAGATATTAAGAGTGAAACAGATGCGCGTGAAGCGGGAATCTATCCTGTTAATCGCCTGACTGAAGAAAGTGATGAAGACGAGCTCGAATTTAAAGGCTTTACTTTCGGACTCGATGATGAAACAGAAGAATGA
- the rnpM gene encoding RNase P modulator RnpM, translating to MMKQKNDPIGEVKMVNNRKKVPLRKCIGTGEMKPKKEMIRIVRSKEGEVSIDPTGKKSGRGAYLSLSEEAINAAKKKNSLSNHLEADVDSSIYEELLKLAAKENKSRP from the coding sequence ATGATGAAACAGAAGAATGATCCTATTGGTGAGGTGAAAATGGTGAACAACCGAAAGAAAGTACCGCTGAGAAAATGTATCGGCACCGGTGAAATGAAACCAAAAAAAGAAATGATCCGGATTGTTCGCTCCAAGGAAGGAGAGGTTTCAATAGATCCGACCGGCAAGAAATCAGGCCGCGGGGCCTATTTGAGCCTATCTGAGGAAGCCATTAACGCTGCCAAAAAGAAGAATAGCCTATCTAATCATCTGGAGGCAGATGTAGATTCTTCTATATACGAAGAACTTTTAAAGCTGGCTGCTAAGGAGAACAAATCACGACCATGA
- a CDS encoding YlxQ family RNA-binding protein, which translates to MMQKQWMSLLGLAYRARKVISGEELVIKEIRSRRAKIVLLSKDASLNTEKKITDKCHFYKVPICRVENRTVLGQAIGKDSRVVVAVLDDGFAKKLISLLD; encoded by the coding sequence ATGATGCAAAAACAATGGATGTCCCTTTTGGGACTCGCATATCGAGCGAGAAAAGTTATTTCCGGGGAAGAATTGGTTATAAAAGAAATACGCTCTCGTCGAGCGAAAATAGTTTTATTATCAAAAGATGCTTCTTTAAATACGGAAAAGAAAATCACCGACAAATGTCATTTTTACAAAGTACCGATATGCCGAGTTGAAAACCGAACCGTGCTTGGTCAAGCAATAGGCAAGGATTCAAGAGTGGTAGTCGCTGTACTTGATGATGGATTTGCAAAGAAATTAATCTCCTTGCTCGATTAA
- the infB gene encoding translation initiation factor IF-2, giving the protein MGKVRVYEYAKKNNVSSKVVINKLKDMGIDVNNHMTALEDQAVEKLEKLFNPKSEKVNTEKPQNTNQTRTSQNQNQNQNRGNINGQQQKQQTNSNQQRGGQQASRQSQSSARPNPGVTATRNNQGTNQNTKNKPASKGNEGKKSVQDNQKRGNFRNNRNKKNNQRHQSKSTYQPIPRKERELPEKITFTESLSVQELSKKIYREPSEIIKKLFMLGVMATINAELDKDAIELICADYGVEVEEIIKIDVTDLEAVIADDENPDENTVERPAVVTIMGHVDHGKTTLLDAIRNTKVTEGEAGGITQHIGAYQVEVDGKKITFLDTPGHAAFTTMRARGAQVTDITIIVVAADDGVMPQTVEAINHAKAAEVPIIVAVNKMDKEGANPDRVKQELVENGLVPEEWGGDTIFVPMSAKKGEGIETLLEMILLVSEVNEYKANPKRKAIGTVIEAELDKGRGSVATLLVQNGTLRIGDPIVVGDTFGKVRAMVNDLGRRVKEAGPSTPIEITGLNEVPQAGDRFVVFEDEKTARQVGEARAQRHILASRNESSRVTLENLFDQLKQGEVKEINIIVKGDVQGSVEAVAASLQKIEVEGVKVKIIHAGVGAITESDIILATASNAIVIGFNVRPDVNAKRAAEAEKVDVRLHRIIYKAIEEIEAAMKGMLDPEYEEKVIGQAEVRQTIKISKVGTIAGSYVTDGKITRNSGIRLIREGIVIFEGELDTLKRFKDDVKEVAQGYECGITIKNFNDIKEGDVIEAYVMEEIKRA; this is encoded by the coding sequence ATGGGTAAAGTACGTGTATATGAATATGCGAAGAAGAACAATGTTTCTAGTAAAGTGGTAATTAATAAACTTAAAGATATGGGGATTGACGTCAATAATCATATGACGGCTCTAGAGGATCAGGCAGTAGAAAAATTAGAAAAACTGTTTAATCCTAAATCGGAAAAGGTAAATACCGAGAAACCTCAAAATACTAACCAAACTAGAACTAGTCAAAATCAGAACCAGAACCAAAACCGAGGAAATATAAACGGGCAACAACAAAAACAGCAAACAAATAGTAACCAGCAAAGAGGTGGCCAGCAAGCTTCAAGGCAATCTCAAAGTTCCGCAAGACCTAATCCTGGTGTAACAGCAACGAGGAATAACCAGGGAACTAATCAAAATACAAAGAATAAACCGGCATCTAAGGGTAATGAAGGGAAAAAAAGCGTGCAAGATAATCAAAAAAGAGGTAACTTCAGAAATAATCGAAATAAAAAAAATAACCAACGTCATCAAAGTAAGTCAACTTATCAACCAATACCTAGAAAAGAAAGAGAATTACCGGAGAAAATCACATTCACCGAATCTCTGTCTGTACAGGAGTTAAGTAAAAAGATTTATCGTGAACCAAGTGAAATTATTAAAAAACTATTTATGCTTGGAGTCATGGCAACGATTAATGCAGAATTAGATAAAGATGCAATTGAACTTATTTGTGCTGATTATGGCGTAGAAGTAGAAGAAATCATTAAAATTGATGTAACAGATCTTGAAGCTGTCATTGCGGATGATGAAAATCCAGATGAAAATACAGTGGAAAGACCGGCAGTAGTTACGATTATGGGTCACGTTGACCATGGTAAAACAACATTGCTGGATGCAATCAGAAATACAAAAGTTACTGAAGGCGAAGCAGGCGGAATTACGCAGCATATCGGTGCTTATCAAGTTGAGGTAGATGGTAAGAAAATCACGTTCCTTGATACACCGGGACATGCTGCCTTCACTACAATGCGTGCGCGTGGTGCTCAAGTAACGGATATTACAATTATCGTTGTAGCTGCTGACGATGGAGTAATGCCACAAACAGTTGAAGCGATTAACCATGCTAAAGCAGCAGAGGTTCCAATTATTGTGGCAGTTAACAAGATGGATAAAGAAGGAGCTAATCCTGATCGCGTAAAACAGGAATTGGTTGAAAATGGCCTGGTACCAGAAGAGTGGGGCGGGGATACTATTTTTGTACCAATGTCTGCGAAAAAAGGTGAAGGTATCGAGACATTGCTTGAAATGATTTTACTTGTAAGTGAAGTAAATGAATATAAGGCAAATCCTAAACGTAAAGCCATTGGTACGGTTATTGAAGCGGAATTGGATAAAGGACGTGGATCTGTCGCTACTTTACTTGTTCAAAATGGAACACTGCGTATAGGAGATCCAATTGTTGTTGGAGATACTTTTGGTAAAGTACGTGCGATGGTAAATGATTTAGGCCGCCGTGTTAAAGAAGCGGGTCCATCCACTCCGATTGAAATTACCGGATTAAACGAGGTGCCTCAGGCAGGCGATCGCTTCGTTGTATTTGAAGATGAAAAAACAGCACGCCAGGTTGGGGAAGCTCGTGCTCAAAGACATATCTTAGCTTCACGTAATGAAAGCTCCCGTGTAACACTTGAAAACTTGTTTGATCAATTAAAACAAGGGGAAGTAAAAGAAATTAATATCATTGTAAAAGGTGATGTTCAAGGTTCTGTTGAAGCGGTAGCTGCTTCCTTGCAAAAAATTGAGGTTGAAGGCGTAAAAGTTAAAATTATTCATGCGGGTGTTGGTGCAATTACTGAATCCGATATTATTTTAGCGACTGCCTCTAATGCAATTGTAATTGGTTTCAACGTGCGTCCGGATGTTAATGCTAAGCGTGCTGCTGAAGCTGAAAAAGTAGATGTACGTCTGCACAGAATTATCTATAAAGCAATCGAAGAAATCGAAGCAGCGATGAAAGGGATGCTTGATCCTGAGTATGAGGAGAAAGTAATCGGTCAGGCTGAAGTTCGTCAAACCATTAAAATTTCCAAAGTAGGAACAATTGCAGGAAGCTATGTAACAGATGGTAAGATTACACGTAACAGTGGAATCCGTCTAATCCGTGAAGGCATCGTAATCTTTGAAGGTGAACTGGATACACTTAAACGCTTCAAAGATGACGTGAAAGAAGTAGCTCAAGGCTACGAATGCGGAATAACGATCAAAAACTTTAATGATATTAAAGAAGGCGATGTTATCGAAGCATATGTAATGGAAGAAATTAAAAGAGCATGA
- a CDS encoding DUF503 domain-containing protein produces MIAAAECECLIPNAQSLKEKRAVLQRVMTRLKQKFNVSVAEVDYQDMWQRTVIAIVVVSSSRTSSERELQKALSYLDSFPELESIATNIEWL; encoded by the coding sequence ATGATTGCTGCGGCAGAATGTGAATGTTTGATTCCTAATGCTCAATCCTTAAAGGAAAAAAGAGCGGTTCTGCAGCGCGTTATGACGCGATTAAAACAAAAATTTAATGTTTCTGTCGCAGAGGTTGACTATCAGGACATGTGGCAACGCACGGTTATCGCAATCGTGGTTGTCTCGTCGTCCAGAACCAGTTCTGAAAGGGAATTGCAAAAAGCATTATCCTACCTCGATTCTTTTCCTGAATTGGAGAGTATTGCGACAAATATAGAATGGCTTTAA
- the rbfA gene encoding 30S ribosome-binding factor RbfA, whose amino-acid sequence MSLRATRVGEQMKKELSDILGRKIKDPRVGFVTVTDVEVSGDLQQAKVYISVLGDAEKREDTLKGLAKATGFIRSELGQRIRLRKTPEIIFEFDESIDYGNRIENLLHQIHQENKEPNE is encoded by the coding sequence ATGAGCCTTAGAGCTACCCGTGTGGGAGAGCAAATGAAGAAAGAACTCAGTGATATACTTGGCAGAAAAATCAAAGATCCACGAGTTGGATTTGTGACTGTCACAGATGTTGAAGTTTCTGGAGACCTTCAGCAAGCCAAAGTCTATATATCGGTTCTCGGTGATGCCGAAAAAAGAGAAGATACACTTAAAGGTCTTGCTAAAGCTACTGGATTTATTCGTTCTGAGCTGGGCCAGCGTATTCGATTACGAAAAACTCCGGAAATTATTTTTGAATTTGATGAGTCGATTGACTATGGAAACAGAATTGAAAATCTATTGCATCAAATTCATCAGGAAAATAAAGAACCCAATGAATAA
- the truB gene encoding tRNA pseudouridine(55) synthase TruB has protein sequence MEELNGILILNKPAGFTSHDCIMKVRKILRMKKVGHTGTLDPDVTGVLPICLGKATRVAEYITDAGKEYIGEVTIGWSTTTEDASGDMVDKKVIEKPIKRTEIIQILNSLTGTIVQTPPIYSAVKVNGKRLYEYALKGEKVDIPSRKVNIYEIELLDDRELFEGESISFSFRVSCGKGTYIRTLSCMIGDQLGYPAHMSKLIRSRSAAFTLEEAITLEQLALHAEKGTVSDVLKPIEEGVPNLPIIKVSSEIAEKVRNGAVLTSDNLSAENTESPFAIFNEQEELMAIYQHHPEKKGLCKPVKVIPFI, from the coding sequence ATGGAAGAGTTAAATGGAATCCTGATTCTCAATAAACCGGCAGGATTTACTTCTCATGACTGTATTATGAAAGTCAGAAAAATACTGAGGATGAAAAAAGTCGGACATACAGGAACGTTGGATCCGGATGTCACAGGTGTACTGCCTATATGTCTTGGAAAAGCAACCAGAGTTGCGGAGTACATAACGGATGCTGGTAAAGAATACATAGGTGAAGTGACTATTGGCTGGTCCACAACCACAGAAGATGCTTCGGGCGACATGGTGGATAAGAAGGTAATTGAGAAGCCGATAAAACGTACTGAGATTATCCAGATTTTGAACTCGCTCACAGGAACGATTGTTCAAACACCTCCAATCTACTCAGCTGTTAAAGTAAATGGAAAGCGCTTGTATGAGTACGCATTAAAGGGAGAAAAGGTAGACATCCCCTCGCGTAAGGTGAATATTTATGAAATCGAACTTTTGGACGATAGAGAACTATTTGAAGGTGAATCCATTTCGTTTTCTTTTCGTGTCTCATGTGGGAAAGGAACGTATATCAGAACGCTCTCCTGCATGATAGGTGACCAATTAGGTTATCCAGCCCATATGTCTAAGCTCATCAGGTCACGCTCAGCGGCTTTCACCCTTGAGGAGGCAATTACACTTGAACAGCTGGCTTTACATGCGGAGAAGGGCACTGTAAGCGACGTACTGAAGCCTATAGAAGAAGGTGTTCCCAATCTGCCGATTATTAAGGTTTCTAGTGAAATTGCAGAAAAAGTCCGTAATGGTGCTGTACTGACCTCTGACAACCTATCTGCTGAAAATACGGAGAGTCCTTTTGCTATTTTTAATGAACAAGAAGAACTAATGGCAATTTATCAGCATCATCCAGAGAAAAAAGGATTGTGTAAACCGGTTAAAGTTATTCCATTTATATAG